The proteins below come from a single Rhizobium sp. BT04 genomic window:
- a CDS encoding type II toxin-antitoxin system RatA family toxin, whose amino-acid sequence MPQFETHRPVPHTPEQMFDLVADVERYPEFLPLCEALAIRSRKERDGKILLVADMTVGYKAIRETFTTQVLLNRAEHVIEVKYIDGPFKYLDNRWHFAETPSGGCTVDFFIDYEFKSRILGALMGSMFDRAFRMFTEAFETRANRIYAAV is encoded by the coding sequence ATGCCGCAATTCGAAACGCACCGTCCCGTCCCGCACACGCCCGAACAGATGTTCGACCTCGTCGCCGATGTCGAGCGTTATCCGGAATTTCTGCCGCTCTGCGAAGCGCTGGCCATCCGAAGCCGCAAGGAACGCGACGGCAAGATCTTGCTCGTTGCCGACATGACGGTCGGCTACAAGGCGATCCGCGAGACTTTCACCACACAGGTGCTGCTGAACCGGGCCGAGCACGTCATCGAGGTCAAATATATCGATGGCCCATTCAAATATCTCGACAATCGCTGGCATTTCGCCGAGACGCCATCTGGCGGCTGCACCGTCGATTTCTTCATCGATTACGAGTTCAAGAGCCGCATCTTGGGCGCGTTGATGGGCTCGATGTTCGATCGCGCCTTCCGCATGTTCACCGAAGCCTTCGAGACTAGGGCAAACAGGATCTACGCTGCGGTCTGA
- a CDS encoding GlsB/YeaQ/YmgE family stress response membrane protein translates to MSMETQALLVFLLIGLVAGFLASLVVGGGGLIRCLLSGIIGAFVGGYLFSALGISLGIENALVVQIIHATVGAIVVVLIARAVA, encoded by the coding sequence ATGTCTATGGAGACGCAGGCGTTGCTGGTGTTTTTGCTGATCGGCCTGGTTGCAGGCTTCCTCGCAAGTTTGGTCGTCGGTGGCGGCGGCTTGATAAGATGCCTGCTCAGCGGCATCATCGGCGCCTTCGTCGGCGGTTATCTGTTCAGCGCGCTCGGCATTTCGCTGGGTATTGAAAACGCGCTTGTTGTGCAGATCATCCACGCCACGGTCGGCGCCATCGTCGTGGTGCTGATCGCCAGGGCGGTCGCTTAA
- a CDS encoding pyruvate dehydrogenase complex dihydrolipoamide acetyltransferase, which translates to MPINITMPALSPTMEEGNLSKWLVKEGDTVKSGDVIAEIETDKATMEVEAVDEGTVAKLVVAAGTEGVKVNALIAILAADGEDVAAAASGAGAAAPAPKAEAAPAPKAEAAPAAAPSAPAPAVAPAAVSADGNRTFSSPLARRLAKEAGIDLSAVAGSGPHGRVVKSDVEAAVAGGGAKAAAAPAAAPQAAAAPAPAAAAPKGASEEAVLKLFEPGSYELVPHDGMRKTIARRLVESKQTIPHFYVSVDCELDALMALRAQLNDAAPRKDNAPAYKLSVNDMVIKAMALALRDVPDANVSWTDSNMVKHKHADVGVAVSIPGGLITPIIRKAEQKTLSVISNEMRDLGKRAKDRKLKPEEYQGGTSSVSNMGMMGVKNFAAVVNPPHATILAVGAGEQRVVVKKGEMAIATVMSVTLSTDHRCVDGALGAELLQAFKGYIENPMGMLV; encoded by the coding sequence ATGCCGATCAATATCACGATGCCCGCCCTCTCTCCGACCATGGAAGAAGGCAATCTTTCCAAGTGGCTGGTCAAGGAAGGCGACACGGTCAAGTCTGGCGATGTGATCGCCGAGATCGAGACCGACAAGGCGACGATGGAAGTCGAAGCCGTCGATGAAGGCACGGTCGCCAAGCTCGTCGTTGCCGCCGGCACCGAGGGCGTTAAGGTCAATGCGCTGATTGCCATTCTCGCCGCCGATGGTGAGGATGTCGCCGCTGCCGCAAGCGGCGCGGGTGCCGCCGCTCCGGCGCCCAAGGCTGAAGCCGCACCTGCGCCGAAGGCCGAAGCTGCACCGGCTGCGGCCCCGTCCGCACCGGCGCCTGCCGTCGCACCCGCGGCGGTTTCGGCTGACGGCAACCGCACTTTCTCTTCGCCGCTCGCGCGCCGTCTGGCCAAGGAAGCCGGCATCGACCTCTCGGCCGTCGCAGGCTCCGGCCCGCATGGCCGCGTCGTCAAGAGCGATGTCGAAGCTGCCGTTGCCGGCGGTGGCGCCAAGGCTGCGGCCGCACCGGCGGCCGCTCCGCAGGCCGCCGCAGCCCCGGCCCCGGCCGCTGCAGCGCCGAAGGGCGCTTCCGAGGAAGCCGTTCTCAAGCTCTTCGAGCCGGGCTCCTACGAGCTCGTGCCGCATGACGGCATGCGCAAGACCATCGCTCGGCGCCTGGTCGAATCCAAGCAGACGATCCCGCATTTCTACGTCAGCGTCGATTGCGAACTCGACGCTCTGATGGCGCTGCGTGCCCAGCTGAACGATGCGGCGCCGCGCAAGGACAACGCTCCGGCCTACAAGCTCTCGGTCAACGACATGGTCATCAAGGCCATGGCGCTGGCGTTGCGCGACGTTCCCGACGCCAACGTATCGTGGACCGACAGCAACATGGTCAAGCACAAGCATGCCGATGTCGGCGTCGCCGTCTCGATCCCCGGCGGCCTGATCACGCCGATCATCCGCAAGGCCGAGCAGAAGACGCTGTCTGTCATCTCCAACGAGATGCGCGATCTCGGCAAGCGGGCCAAGGACCGCAAGCTGAAGCCCGAGGAATATCAGGGCGGCACCAGCTCGGTTTCGAACATGGGCATGATGGGCGTGAAGAACTTCGCCGCCGTCGTCAATCCGCCGCATGCGACGATCCTCGCGGTCGGCGCTGGGGAACAGCGGGTCGTCGTCAAGAAGGGCGAAATGGCGATCGCCACCGTGATGTCGGTCACGCTGTCGACCGACCATCGCTGCGTCGACGGCGCGCTCGGCGCCGAGCTGCTCCAGGCCTTCAAGGGCTATATCGAAAACCCGATGGGCATGCTTGTCTGA
- the lipA gene encoding lipoyl synthase — protein MVTILDTINPDAKRVRHPEKAHRPDTEVMRKPDWIRVKAPTSKGYAETRAIVKEHKLVTVCEEAGCPNIGECWDKKHATFMIMGEICTRACAFCNVATGKPNALDMAEPENVAKAVKEMGLSHVVITSVDRDDLEDGGAEHFEKVIWAIRAASPMTTIEILTPDFLKKPGALERVVAAKPDVFNHNMETVPGNYLTVRPGARYFHSIRLLQRVKELDPTMFTKSGIMVGLGEERNEVLQLMDDLRTADVDFLTIGQYLQPTRKHHQVMSFVTPDEFKSYETVAYSKGFLMVASSPLTRSSHHAGDDFARLRAAREKKLLMAAE, from the coding sequence ATGGTGACCATCCTCGATACGATCAATCCCGACGCCAAGCGCGTGCGTCATCCCGAGAAGGCGCATCGGCCAGATACGGAGGTCATGCGCAAGCCGGACTGGATCCGTGTGAAGGCGCCGACCTCCAAGGGTTATGCCGAGACGCGCGCGATCGTGAAGGAGCACAAGCTCGTCACCGTCTGCGAAGAGGCCGGCTGCCCGAATATCGGCGAGTGCTGGGACAAGAAGCACGCCACCTTCATGATCATGGGCGAAATCTGTACCCGCGCCTGCGCCTTCTGCAACGTCGCCACCGGCAAGCCGAATGCGCTCGACATGGCCGAGCCGGAGAACGTCGCCAAGGCGGTCAAGGAGATGGGTCTGTCTCACGTCGTCATCACCTCGGTCGACCGTGACGATCTGGAAGACGGCGGCGCCGAACACTTCGAAAAGGTGATCTGGGCGATCCGTGCGGCCTCGCCGATGACGACGATCGAGATCCTGACGCCCGACTTCCTGAAGAAGCCTGGGGCGCTGGAACGTGTCGTCGCCGCCAAGCCCGACGTCTTCAACCACAATATGGAAACGGTGCCCGGCAACTATCTGACCGTTCGCCCCGGTGCGCGTTATTTCCATTCCATCCGCTTGCTGCAGCGGGTGAAGGAACTCGATCCCACCATGTTCACCAAGTCGGGCATCATGGTCGGCCTCGGCGAGGAGCGCAACGAAGTGCTGCAGCTGATGGACGATCTGCGCACCGCCGATGTCGATTTCCTGACGATCGGCCAATACCTGCAGCCGACCCGCAAGCACCATCAGGTCATGAGCTTCGTCACGCCCGACGAGTTCAAATCCTACGAGACGGTCGCCTACAGCAAGGGCTTCCTGATGGTCGCCTCCAGCCCGCTGACCCGCTCCTCCCACCACGCCGGCGACGATTTCGCTCGGCTGCGTGCGGCGCGGGAGAAGAAGCTGCTGATGGCGGCTGAGTAG
- a CDS encoding CinA family protein, translating to MMSLFPQDIISTAEAIIRDFTAAGLMLSTAESCTGGLIAGALTEISGSSAVVDRGFVTYTNTAKIELLGVQEETLLRFGAVSEETARQMVHGALFRSRAAIAVAVTGIAGPGGGSAGKPVGLVHLAAKSRAGALIHRKMLYGDIGRSEVRLATVRTALEMVHSLLAG from the coding sequence ATGATGAGCCTTTTCCCTCAGGATATCATTTCGACGGCGGAGGCGATCATCCGCGACTTCACGGCCGCCGGGCTGATGCTCTCGACCGCCGAATCCTGCACCGGCGGATTGATCGCCGGGGCGCTGACCGAGATATCCGGTTCATCCGCCGTCGTCGACCGCGGCTTCGTCACCTATACGAATACAGCCAAGATCGAGCTGCTCGGCGTGCAGGAGGAAACATTGCTGCGGTTCGGAGCAGTGTCGGAAGAAACCGCCCGGCAGATGGTGCACGGCGCCCTCTTCCGCTCGCGTGCCGCGATCGCCGTTGCCGTCACCGGCATTGCCGGTCCCGGCGGCGGATCGGCTGGAAAGCCGGTCGGCCTCGTGCATCTCGCCGCCAAATCGCGCGCCGGCGCGCTCATCCACCGAAAGATGCTTTACGGCGATATCGGCCGCAGCGAGGTTCGGCTGGCAACGGTGAGGACGGCGCTGGAGATGGTGCATTCGCTCCTGGCAGGCTGA
- the lpdA gene encoding dihydrolipoyl dehydrogenase, which translates to MAESYDVIIIGSGPGGYVAAIRAAQLGLKTAIVEREHMGGICLNWGCIPTKALLRSAEVLDHANHFKDYGLVLEGTVKPDAKAVVGRSRAVSARLNAGVGFLMKKNKIDIIWGEGKLSKASTGAQPGEIVVGKSSKPVVEPQHPLPKNVKGEGTYTAKHIIIATGARPRALPGIEPDGKLIWTYFEALKPDALPKSLIVMGSGAIGIEFASFYRSMGVDVTVVEVMPTIMPVEDAEITAIARKQLEKRGLKIFTSAKVTKVEKGAGSVTAHVETSDGKVQQITADRLISAVGVQGNIENLGLEALGIKTDRGCVVTDGYGKTNIAGIYAIGDVAGPPMLAHKAEHEGVVCVEKIAGLPNVHPTDKGKVPGCTYCNPQVASVGLTEAKAKELGRDIRVGRFSFAANGKAIALGEDQGMVKVIFDKKTGELLGAHMVGAEVTELIQGFVVAMNLETTEEELMHTIFPHPTVSETMKEAVLDAYGRVLNA; encoded by the coding sequence ATGGCTGAATCCTACGACGTCATCATCATCGGCTCCGGCCCCGGCGGCTACGTCGCCGCCATCCGTGCAGCCCAGCTCGGCCTCAAGACCGCGATCGTCGAGCGCGAGCATATGGGCGGCATCTGCCTGAACTGGGGCTGCATACCCACAAAGGCGCTGCTGCGCTCGGCCGAGGTGCTCGACCATGCCAATCACTTCAAGGATTACGGCCTGGTTCTCGAAGGCACGGTCAAGCCGGATGCCAAGGCCGTCGTTGGCCGCTCGCGCGCCGTCTCCGCCCGCCTGAATGCCGGCGTCGGCTTCCTGATGAAGAAGAACAAGATCGACATCATCTGGGGCGAAGGAAAGCTTTCCAAGGCTTCGACTGGGGCTCAGCCCGGCGAGATCGTCGTCGGCAAGTCGTCGAAGCCGGTGGTCGAACCGCAGCACCCGCTGCCGAAAAACGTCAAGGGCGAGGGCACCTACACCGCCAAGCACATCATCATCGCGACCGGCGCCCGTCCGCGTGCGCTGCCCGGCATCGAGCCGGACGGCAAGCTGATCTGGACCTATTTCGAGGCGCTGAAGCCGGATGCGCTGCCGAAGTCGCTGATCGTCATGGGTTCGGGCGCGATCGGCATCGAATTCGCAAGCTTCTACCGCTCGATGGGCGTCGACGTGACGGTTGTCGAAGTCATGCCGACCATCATGCCGGTCGAGGATGCCGAAATCACCGCCATCGCCCGCAAGCAGCTGGAAAAGCGCGGCCTCAAGATCTTCACCAGTGCCAAGGTTACCAAGGTCGAGAAGGGTGCGGGCAGCGTCACCGCCCATGTCGAAACTTCAGATGGCAAGGTGCAGCAGATCACCGCCGACCGGCTGATTTCGGCCGTCGGCGTTCAGGGCAATATCGAAAACCTCGGCCTCGAGGCGCTCGGCATCAAGACCGACCGCGGCTGCGTCGTCACCGACGGTTACGGCAAGACCAATATCGCCGGCATCTATGCAATCGGCGATGTCGCCGGCCCGCCGATGCTGGCCCACAAGGCCGAGCATGAAGGTGTGGTCTGCGTCGAAAAGATCGCCGGCCTGCCGAACGTTCATCCCACCGACAAGGGCAAGGTCCCGGGCTGCACCTATTGCAATCCGCAGGTCGCCTCCGTCGGCCTCACCGAAGCCAAAGCCAAGGAGCTGGGCCGCGACATCCGCGTCGGCCGCTTCTCCTTCGCGGCAAACGGCAAGGCGATCGCGCTCGGCGAAGACCAGGGCATGGTCAAGGTAATCTTCGACAAGAAGACCGGCGAGCTGCTCGGCGCCCATATGGTCGGCGCCGAAGTCACCGAGCTCATCCAGGGTTTCGTCGTCGCGATGAACCTCGAAACAACCGAGGAAGAGCTGATGCACACGATCTTCCCGCATCCGACTGTGTCCGAAACGATGAAGGAAGCGGTGCTCGATGCCTATGGCCGTGTGCTGAACGCTTGA
- a CDS encoding GNAT family N-acetyltransferase produces MTAFIALRQASRRDASELAILADIASHGFASWLWFADVANGVSDTPLERGRLKMSEEEAVGGWRDAVIAEAYGEVAGVAIGHPLEEGIADIEASIPAIEPMLALQKTVVGSWFIGSLGVYRHLRGIGIGRRLLDDQIDRADCRPVSLITASDNEAALSLYGRNGFLEAARADAVPLFDNSKRHAWVLMTRSAA; encoded by the coding sequence ATGACCGCCTTCATCGCGCTGCGGCAGGCCTCACGGCGCGATGCCTCGGAGCTGGCGATCCTGGCGGATATCGCATCGCACGGTTTTGCCTCCTGGCTCTGGTTCGCCGATGTGGCGAACGGCGTCAGCGACACGCCGCTGGAGCGGGGTCGGCTGAAGATGAGCGAGGAGGAGGCCGTTGGCGGCTGGCGGGATGCCGTTATCGCCGAGGCCTATGGCGAAGTGGCAGGCGTGGCGATCGGCCATCCGCTGGAGGAGGGCATAGCCGATATCGAGGCGAGCATCCCGGCGATCGAACCGATGCTCGCCCTGCAGAAAACGGTTGTGGGAAGCTGGTTCATCGGCAGTCTCGGCGTTTACCGCCATCTGCGCGGCATCGGCATCGGGCGCAGGCTGCTAGACGATCAGATCGACAGGGCGGATTGCCGCCCCGTCAGTCTCATTACCGCAAGTGATAACGAGGCGGCTCTGTCGCTTTATGGAAGAAACGGATTCCTGGAGGCTGCGCGCGCCGATGCCGTGCCGCTTTTCGACAACAGCAAAAGACATGCGTGGGTGCTCATGACCCGCAGCGCAGCGTAA
- a CDS encoding GlsB/YeaQ/YmgE family stress response membrane protein: MEGVGWISAIIIGGLAGWLAGKLMEARYGIFLNIVLGIVGSVVASAILAQFHVAVVGGRLGYFVTGFLGACLLIFLARLVRR, translated from the coding sequence ATGGAAGGCGTCGGCTGGATTTCGGCAATCATCATCGGCGGACTGGCGGGCTGGCTGGCCGGCAAGCTGATGGAAGCGCGCTACGGGATTTTCCTGAACATCGTGCTCGGCATCGTCGGCTCTGTCGTCGCCAGCGCCATCCTCGCGCAGTTTCATGTCGCGGTGGTTGGCGGGCGGCTCGGCTACTTCGTGACGGGTTTCCTCGGCGCCTGCCTGTTGATATTCCTTGCGCGGCTGGTGCGGCGCTAG
- the pdhA gene encoding pyruvate dehydrogenase (acetyl-transferring) E1 component subunit alpha, whose product MAPRKTATVSSRKTAAKPAAKASNGGPVADFDRDEELKAYREMLLIRRFEEKAGQLYGMGFIGGFCHLYIGQEAVVVGMQMAQKEGDQVITAYRDHGHMLATGMEARGVMAELTGRRSGYSHGKGGSMHMFSKEKHFYGGHGIVGAQVSLGTGLAFANRYRGNGNVSIAYFGDGAANQGQVYESFNMAALWKLPIVYIVENNRYAMGTSTARATAQSNYSLRGSGFGIPGIQVDGMDVRAVKAAADEALEHCRSGKGPIILEMLTYRYRGHSMSDPAKYRSKEEVQKMRSEQDPIEQVKARLIEKGWASEDDLKAIDKDVRDIVADSADFAQADPEPDASELYTDILL is encoded by the coding sequence ATGGCGCCGCGAAAGACCGCGACCGTTTCCAGCCGCAAAACTGCAGCAAAACCGGCAGCCAAGGCATCGAATGGAGGCCCTGTGGCCGACTTCGATCGCGATGAGGAGCTTAAGGCCTATCGCGAAATGCTGCTGATCCGCCGCTTCGAGGAGAAGGCCGGTCAGCTTTACGGCATGGGCTTCATCGGCGGCTTTTGCCACCTCTACATCGGTCAGGAAGCTGTCGTCGTCGGCATGCAGATGGCGCAGAAGGAAGGCGACCAGGTCATCACCGCCTATCGCGACCACGGCCACATGCTGGCAACCGGCATGGAAGCGCGCGGCGTCATGGCGGAACTGACCGGGCGCCGCAGCGGCTATTCCCACGGGAAGGGCGGCTCGATGCACATGTTCTCGAAAGAAAAGCATTTCTACGGCGGTCACGGCATCGTCGGCGCCCAGGTTTCGCTCGGAACGGGTCTTGCCTTTGCAAACCGCTACCGCGGCAACGGCAATGTCTCCATCGCCTATTTCGGCGACGGCGCCGCCAACCAGGGCCAGGTCTACGAGAGCTTCAACATGGCGGCTCTCTGGAAGCTGCCGATCGTCTATATCGTCGAGAACAACCGTTACGCCATGGGCACCTCGACCGCCCGCGCGACGGCGCAGTCGAACTACTCGCTGCGCGGCTCCGGCTTCGGCATCCCCGGAATTCAGGTCGACGGCATGGATGTTCGCGCCGTCAAGGCCGCGGCCGACGAGGCGCTCGAACATTGCCGCTCCGGCAAGGGCCCGATCATCTTGGAAATGCTGACCTATCGCTATCGCGGTCACTCCATGTCCGATCCGGCGAAGTATCGCTCCAAGGAGGAAGTGCAGAAGATGCGCTCCGAGCAGGATCCGATCGAACAGGTCAAGGCGCGCCTCATCGAAAAGGGTTGGGCTTCCGAAGACGATCTGAAGGCGATCGACAAGGATGTCCGCGACATCGTCGCCGACAGCGCCGATTTCGCCCAGGCCGATCCGGAGCCGGATGCATCCGAGCTCTATACCGACATTCTGCTCTAA
- a CDS encoding pyruvate dehydrogenase complex E1 component subunit beta — MPIDILMPALSPTMEEGTLSKWLKQEGDKVTSGDVIAEIETDKATMEVEAVDEGIIGKLLVDAGTEGVKVNTKIAVLLQDGESASDISAAKPAAAAAPAVAQEEKPTNTGSASAPLPAEPKAVVPNDPEIPAGTEMVSTTVREALRDAMAEEMRASEDVFVMGEEVAEYQGAYKVTQGLLQEFGPRRVIDTPITEHGFAGVGVGAAMAGLRPIVEFMTFNFAMQAIDHIINSAAKTLYMSGGQMGAPIVFRGPNGAAARVGAQHSQDYAAWYSAIPGLKVVMPYTASDAKGLLKAAIRDPNPVIFLENEILYGQHFDVPKLDNFVLPIGKARIHRSGKDATVVSFGIGMTYATKAVAELEKIGIDVELIDLRTIRPMDLPTIIESVKKTGRLVTVEEGYPQSSVGTEIATRVMQQAFDYLDAPILTIAGKDVPMPYAANLEKLALPNVGEVVDAVKAVCYK; from the coding sequence ATGCCTATCGATATCCTCATGCCCGCCCTCTCTCCGACGATGGAAGAAGGCACGCTGTCCAAATGGCTGAAGCAGGAAGGTGACAAAGTCACCTCCGGCGACGTGATTGCCGAAATCGAAACCGACAAGGCGACGATGGAAGTCGAAGCCGTCGATGAAGGGATCATCGGCAAGCTGCTCGTCGATGCCGGCACCGAAGGTGTCAAGGTCAACACCAAGATCGCCGTGCTGCTGCAGGACGGCGAATCCGCTTCGGACATTTCCGCCGCTAAGCCGGCCGCCGCGGCAGCGCCCGCTGTTGCCCAGGAAGAGAAGCCGACCAATACCGGTTCCGCCTCCGCACCGCTTCCGGCCGAGCCGAAGGCCGTCGTTCCGAACGATCCCGAAATCCCGGCCGGCACCGAAATGGTGTCGACGACCGTGCGCGAAGCGCTGCGCGACGCCATGGCCGAAGAAATGCGCGCCAGCGAAGACGTCTTCGTCATGGGCGAGGAAGTTGCCGAGTACCAGGGCGCCTACAAGGTCACGCAAGGCCTGCTGCAGGAATTCGGCCCCCGCCGTGTCATCGACACGCCGATCACCGAGCACGGCTTTGCCGGCGTCGGTGTCGGCGCCGCGATGGCAGGCCTTCGCCCGATCGTCGAATTCATGACCTTCAACTTCGCCATGCAGGCGATCGACCACATCATCAACTCGGCCGCCAAGACGCTCTATATGTCCGGCGGCCAGATGGGTGCTCCGATCGTCTTCCGCGGCCCGAACGGTGCGGCTGCCCGCGTCGGCGCCCAGCACAGCCAGGACTATGCGGCCTGGTACAGCGCCATCCCCGGCCTGAAAGTCGTCATGCCCTACACGGCCTCCGACGCCAAGGGCCTGCTGAAGGCGGCGATCCGCGATCCGAACCCGGTCATCTTCCTCGAAAACGAAATTCTCTACGGTCAGCACTTCGACGTGCCGAAGCTCGACAATTTCGTCCTGCCGATCGGCAAGGCCCGCATCCATCGTTCGGGCAAGGACGCCACGGTCGTCTCCTTCGGCATCGGCATGACCTATGCGACCAAGGCGGTTGCCGAACTCGAGAAGATCGGTATCGACGTCGAACTGATCGACCTTCGCACCATCCGCCCGATGGATCTTCCGACGATCATCGAATCGGTCAAGAAGACCGGTCGCTTGGTCACCGTCGAGGAAGGTTATCCGCAGTCGTCGGTCGGGACTGAAATCGCCACCCGCGTCATGCAACAGGCCTTCGACTATCTCGATGCGCCGATCCTGACGATTGCGGGCAAGGACGTGCCGATGCCCTACGCCGCCAATCTCGAAAAGCTCGCCCTTCCGAACGTCGGCGAAGTCGTCGATGCGGTGAAGGCTGTTTGCTACAAATAA
- a CDS encoding septum formation initiator family protein, which translates to MWTKHHKKRKLGRFVIPAMTVAFLSYFGYHCIHGDYGLRATETFEHQRVAREKELAILKAKREHLENQVALLSDGSLDKDMLDEKARYQLNMSRADEIVIFNHYSN; encoded by the coding sequence ATGTGGACAAAGCATCATAAGAAGAGAAAGCTCGGCCGCTTCGTCATTCCGGCCATGACGGTCGCCTTCCTTTCCTATTTCGGTTATCATTGCATTCATGGCGATTACGGCCTGCGCGCGACGGAAACGTTCGAGCATCAGCGTGTCGCACGCGAAAAAGAGCTTGCGATCTTGAAGGCGAAGCGCGAACATCTGGAAAATCAGGTCGCGCTGCTGAGTGACGGTTCGCTCGACAAGGATATGCTGGACGAAAAAGCGCGCTATCAGCTCAATATGTCGCGCGCCGACGAGATCGTCATATTCAATCATTATTCCAATTAA
- a CDS encoding SGNH/GDSL hydrolase family protein, whose amino-acid sequence MTKTVLCYGDSLTWGYDAETIGRHDYKNRWPSVLQAVLGSEARVIAEGLNGRTTAFDDHLADCDRNGARILPTILQTHAPLDLVILLLGTNDMKPVVSGSAFAACQGISRLVRLIRNHAWPFEFDGPEILIVAPPAICATGNVPFAASFPGGIEESAKLATLYRDLADELGCGFFDGNSVAQTTPIDGIHLDADNTRALGRGLESIVRMMLGI is encoded by the coding sequence ATGACCAAGACCGTTCTTTGCTATGGTGACTCGCTAACCTGGGGTTATGACGCCGAGACGATCGGCCGTCATGATTACAAAAACCGCTGGCCGAGCGTGCTCCAGGCAGTGCTCGGCAGTGAGGCGCGTGTCATCGCCGAAGGCCTGAATGGGCGCACGACCGCTTTCGACGACCACCTCGCCGATTGCGATCGCAACGGTGCGCGCATCCTGCCGACGATCCTGCAGACGCACGCACCGCTCGATCTCGTCATCCTGCTGCTCGGCACCAACGACATGAAGCCGGTTGTATCAGGTTCCGCCTTTGCCGCGTGCCAAGGCATCAGCCGGCTCGTGCGGCTCATCCGCAATCATGCCTGGCCCTTCGAATTCGATGGGCCGGAGATCTTGATCGTGGCGCCGCCGGCGATCTGCGCGACGGGCAATGTGCCCTTCGCCGCGTCGTTTCCCGGTGGCATCGAGGAATCGGCAAAGCTCGCAACGCTTTATCGTGATCTTGCCGACGAACTCGGCTGTGGCTTCTTCGATGGCAATTCCGTTGCCCAGACCACGCCGATCGATGGCATTCACCTCGATGCGGACAATACACGGGCGCTCGGGCGCGGGCTGGAATCGATCGTGCGGATGATGCTGGGGATCTGA